Below is a window of Mus caroli chromosome 2, CAROLI_EIJ_v1.1, whole genome shotgun sequence DNA.
NNNNNNNNNNNNNNNNNNNNNNNNNNNNNNNNNNNNNNNNNNNNNNNNNNNNNNNNNNNNNNNNNNNNNNNNNNNNNNNNNNNNNNNNNNNNNNNNNNNNNNNNNNNNNNNNNNNNNNNNNNNNNNNNNNNNNNNNNNNNNNNNNNNNNNNNNNNNNNNNNNNNNNNNNNNNNNNNNNNNNNNNNNNNNNNNNNNNNNNNNNNNNNNNNNNNNNNNNNNNNNNNNNNNNNNNNNNNNNNNNNNNNNNNNNNNNNNNNNNNNNNNNNNNNNNNNNNNNNNNNNNNNNNNNNNNNNNNNNNNNNNNNNNNNNNNNNNNNNNNNNNNNNNNNNNNNNNNNNNNNNNNNNNNNNNNNNNNNNNNNNNNNNNNNNNNNNNNNNNNNNNNNNNNNNNNNNNNNNNNNNNNNNNNNNNNNNNNNNNNNNNNNNNNNNNNNNNNNNNNNNNNNNNNNNNNNNNNNNNNNNNNNNNNNNNNNNNNNNNNNNNNNNNNNNNNNNNNNNNNNNNNNNNNNNNNNNNNNNNNNNNNNNNNNNNNNNNNNNNNNNNNNNNNNNNNNNNNNNNNNNNNNNNNNNNNNNNNNNNNNNNNNNNNNNNNNNNNNNNNNNNNNNNNNNNNNNNNNNNNNNNNttttggttttttgagacagggtttctctgtgtagccctggctgtcctggaactcactttgtagaccaggctggcctcgaactaagaaatccacctccctctgcctctcaaatgctgggattaaaggcgtgagtcaccatggttcttaaacactttaacatCCCTTTTAGCTCACTGCCCACcagaggaagtggaaaagaaaggatacgggggAGGGGTGTAGGCAGGGGGCAGGAAAGTGTTTAGAAAGGTTcattggagcaactcccatctgtgtcatctggaaatcggcagttcagttcacaggtcagcagcagcagctcaatcctcTTGAaaacacttcacggatacaccagcagtccagtttggtagagtttGGCTAGCAAACAGTTATCAGCAGtagtggcactacctagcagagacagccaggcctcagcagaATCAGCATGAGTCACCAGGAGTTCTTGGCTGTGACTCTCTCAGCAAAGGAAAGATCTGCAAAGACGCGAGATGAGCACAGCTAGTtctaccagcaagccaagctcagtctCCATCATTGTCCCTTGAGTCcgttttatactccctccaaacaccaCATGTCCTCCATACATCTTGCCTCAGTaagtgagtctgtctcagctgatatGACTCTGCCAATCAgcaagaagcagcaagaaactatAGCACACCAGATtttttttggtgcgtttctctctatggagtcccgacaaatggagctcagctatgcaatgtaaggtggaccagtacatgtgtgtattgCTTTCAGGTGCTTGCTTTACCAGAACCTTTCACTTGTGTTGTAAGACCCCCGAAACTGGGGAGGCCTccactcaagtcctgggatgagctggccggCACCCCAATAacttgagagaaaaccacacctgatgcaaactgcaagaggctttattgtcagctagctgaggacaggggagggcaggggagttcgaccctgagcggtaacagtagggggcttttaagagttagctgaggaattgggaagagttgggaggagtttggctacagctcttctctgtggaatcttatctccatgtccttggaaCAGGGAGCCAAGCAAGCGCCTGGCTAGGTCTCCCCACAATCatcgcatctctggctgtaaggcacagaaacaaaaaggctttttgctggctatagagaacaaagagcttctttctggctgtatttttagagatcagggaaaacaagcttgggaaaCATCCTggggctttacctttcagggagaaacgctttaagtcggggtctcacagtgtctgcttcagctaaacattccttcattagtctgccttagtctttcacctgtgtctgctgcAATGACATGTTCCTTCACAAATTtaccttaggggaaaaaaatccaacacagCTGACTTTCCAAAGGACCCTTAAGTTTCTTTCATGAGGGTGTCATAGAACAGGAATAAAGGCCAAAGAAAGGTACTGAGAACCACTTCAGTACACCTGGGGTTGGCTGTGGAGAATgagagaggttttgttttgttttgtttgagacagggtttctctgtgtagtcctggctgtcctggaactcactctgtagaccaggctggcctcaaactcagaaatgtgcctgcctctgtctcccaagtgctgggattaaaggcgtgcaccaataCGCCTGGccgagagatttttttttttaaagatgtatttatttgagccgggcatggtggcgcacgcctttaatcccagcactcgggaggcagaggcaggcagatttctgagttcgagcccagcctggtctacaaagtgagttccaggacagccaaggctacacagagaaaccctgtctcaaaaaaccaaaaaaaaaaaaaaaaaaaaaaaagatgtatttatttatttatttttatgcatatgagtacactgtagctgtacagatagttgtgagccttcatgtggttgctgggaattgtatttaggacctttgcttgctctggtcagcccacTCTCTCTGCTCAACTCTGCTCCCTCAGcccctaagatttatttattattatacataaggacactgtagctgtcttcagacgcaccagaagagagcgtcatatctcattacaggtggttggtgggatttgaactcaggacctttggaagagcagtcagtgctcttaactgctgagccatctcactagcctgaGAAATTTTTATCTAAGAGCTTTAATTTGTAACCAAATGCAATTGAAGgggctgaagtggaaacttgagggttctttggaaagtcagttgtgttggatggtggtttgctggggcaaacatgtgaaggaatgtttagctgaagtggacacaggtaaaaagcttaaggcagacttgtgaagggaGGTTCCGCTAAAGCATACacatgaaggattctttgctaacggCAAGCAGGCAAGCATGTATTGGTCAGCCTCACATTGcttagttgagctgcatttgtcaggactccatggaGAGAAAGGCACCTCTTgatttcttgctgcttccttggactAGGGCTGATTGGCAGTGATATCAGCTGTGACGGACTCCTGTGCTGAGGGAAGACCTGTGGAGGACCAGTGATGTTTGGAGCGTATAAATAGAACTCGACAATGACAgagctgagcttggcttgctggttgGACTAGCTGTGCAAAGCTTGTTCATCTTGAGTCTTTGCCGATCTTTACTTTgctgagaggcacagccaagagcTTCTCCTCatgttcctgctggtccctctGCTGACTCGAGcaaaggctgaggcctggctgtctctgctaggtagtcccaccactgctgattcgtgcttgctatcccaactctactgaacttgactgctggtgtatctgtgaagtgtttttgagtggactgagctgctgctgccctgtgaattgaactgccaatttccagacagcacaggccggagtttctccaaagaacatttctaaacaggtccacttcccttaGCATcattaagccaggcagtggtggtgcacgcctttaatcccagcacgtgagaagcaggggcaggcagatttctgagttcgaggccagcctggtctacagagtaagttccaggacagccagggctgcacagagaaaccctgtctggggacGGGGGAAAGTGCATCATTAAAAGTAAgccttgaaaaaattaaagttacaagaagcaaaaattaaataaataaaaataaatatgaggagatagagacagggaaTAGGCGATTCTGAGAAGTCAAGGGAAGAAAAGACACTAGAAAGAGCTAAAATTCAAGAGTTTTCCCCTAAATGGGTTCTGCTAAAAGAAACTTGGGTATGCCTCTACACCTGTGTGACAATAGATAAACATTCTTAACCACGCTGCCTGATAGTCAGAGTCCTAACCAACTACAGCCTTTTCTTTACTAACTGCCAAGAACTAGAAGTCATGATGTCCTTCAACAGGCGAGCACAGCACAAGCTGCCAAAAGGAATACTGCTCATGAGAAATTAGCTGTGTGTGGAGAGAACTGAGccagctctggaggcagaggcaggaggatcagaagttcaaggtggtCTGAGTTATATTAGTCTCTcacaaaaagtaaaatcaaagagAAACAAGCCGTTAAAGCCACAAAAAGATACGGATggatctttaaaacaaacagaatctCTCCACGTAGTCCAGGCTGTGCTCAGATGTCAGATGCAGTGGTGGGATTACTGCTGTCACAAGCCCCACACTAAAAATGCCAGTCTGGAAAAAAGGCTATGCCATGACTCCAATCATAGGACACCccagaaaacacaaaactctTAATGCTAAACACATAAGTCATTAACAGGATGCACATGGGGTTGGGTCTGAAAAAGTAGGTGAAGCAGATTTTTTTCAGGGTAGTGAATTGATTCTATATAGCATGATGAATGCACATGATTAAACATTTGTCAGAAGCCATGAAAACTTCACAGGCTGTTCAGTGAGCTAAGTGAAGGTTGTGGAAACCCCACATAACAAATGTTAGTACTTTACACATGTAGAAAGGAGACAGCCACTGGGGGAGAAGAACAGGGCCACCCCTGGGAACAAGCTGGCACCTTGACTTCATATCCCAACCTCTGAAACTAGGAGGACAAACTTTAAAAGCTGTTTCTTTAAACAGATAATGCGTCATTTACTGAATTTTcctaataatttaaaattgacGTAACTGTCATTTCCATTTCCCATTTCCAGCTAGCTAGTGACTGAGCAGATTGGAACCCTGCAGTCTTCATTGGACACTCACCAACATCGCGGCTCCATTTCCCAAGCACCACTGTTCTCAACTCCTGAGCAAAGtaagtttgttttgctttttagatttttgagtCAGGGCTTCTTATGTAGCCAcgactgtcctggaagtcactctgcagaccaggctggtgacaaactcacagaaatcttcctgctctgcttcctgtgtgtgcctCACTTGGCTTGGctaaatgtttttgttgttgttgttttttgagacaggatttctctgtatagcactggctgtcctggaactcactttgtagaccaggctcagaaatctacctgcctctgcctcccgagtgctgggattaaaggcgcgtgccaccacgtTGGCTAAATGTTTTACCAAGTAACTGGGGTCACCAGATTTTCAGTCTAGGGAAGGCGTGTCCTTGCCAATCTCATCTGCATATTTCAGGATTTGTCATTTGAAATTCTAGCTGCCAATCACTTCCTCTTGTCAAATCAAGGGAAGACTCCTTGGTGCTTTTCTCAGCTAAAGTCCGAACCTAATGGACTCTCTCTTAGGGAGTTAAAGAAATGCCCCGAACTCAGGAAGGGTTTTCAAAACATTACAAACAGGAGATCGAGAACAAAagtctgggccagtgagatgctcGTTGAGTGAGGGCACTTGTAcagagcctgagtttgattcttggtacccacatggtagaagggagaAACAACTTGTACAAGTCTCCCTCTCACCTCAAAGCTCCGGCTGGAGCAGTGAATGCGCCCTCCACTGTAAACTAAACATTTGAGTCACACTGAACCTTACATCACTTACATCGCACTAAACCTTACCGGTTACACTGTCCTGTCATTCCAGTCAGAAATTCATCCCAATGCCCGCTGCTGAGTATAGCAGAACCCAACTGTAATCCTGGTACTTGGAAGCTGACGGACTAGGAACGCAACACCATTTTCAGCTACAAAATAAGCTCAAGACCATCCAGGATTCATGCACCTAggaacctgtcttaaaaatggCAAAACCAACCATCCAGTAAGCAAAAATCCACACAAGAATGTAGTTCTATACAATTAGTTATCAGTAATACAGTTAGGGATGATTCATAGAGAGACTAGGGGAAGATCATGAAGTTGTGTTGTACTAATATCTGTGGTGCCATCGGCATCCTCTAGTTGCTGCTGCTGAGAATGCCAGGAAAGCCACTTAGTACAAAGGATCAGTATCATAAGGCATAAGGCAAGCGCTCAAGATGGCAGCTTGCACCTTCCATGCATTAGAGATGCCACAGAACCAGCCATCATTCAGCAGCTGGAAGCCCACAGGGCTATTTGTAGTAAAATTCATGCCTGAATCCATAGGTAAAGAAAGCTGTCAATAAACTTCACAGCTGCTTTTGACTATCCCAATTACAAAATGTCCCAAGTACAGAATTCTTCCACCTTTATTATTTAACcgaaactcacacaatatgtactttGATCATAAAACTCATCTTAATTAGGTTTTATTAATGTCTTTGTATGCATTCTTCCATTCACTTGTGTGTGCACCAAGTTTCAGATTGTGTTGGTATATTCCCAAAGTAGCTGTGTACATGCTTATAAGCACCTTCTGGGTTTGAGCCAACTGATGTTTTTAATCCATTCTAGAATGATTTCCATACCCATATATTTCATAATCCCATAGCAAACCCTGTAGTCTGGCTTAAACAGCAAACAGCTCAAGCCAGGTCACTTGGGCTCCTGATTCCTCAATCATAATTCGGGCTAAGAGGTTTTCCCGTCCACTCACGAGGCTTCTCTACTAGAGAAAGCAAGCATTTTCACCTCCGGCAGAAGCCAAGATGATTTCGTATTACGATGTATGCAGCTACAGCTCCGTAATGTGAAGGCTTTatcaaggaggaaaggaggaCTGAGTACAAACTCCTCCTAAGCCTTTCTAACTAGACCTTGTAGTGCCCGATGTGTGGTTTGTAGTGTAGTGACCTTGTAGTGACCAACGTGTGGCGTGGCAGAAGTCCCAGTAGAAACAATCAACAGAAGCAGTAGAGAGAAACAACCAGACAGCACAcagatttttaaaggatttttatactatattaaaaaaaacacaaaataaaaaagggatCCATCAACATATATTTTAGAAGTCCATCCAAGAGTTTCAGTGTCCACCAACCATGGACACAACAGCCATGCCTGTGTCATTGTTCAGTCTGTAGCTCATGTAAGGATCAAGGAGGTGACTTTAAGTTACAATCAAACTTGTTCTGCTAGATCCAAGACCCTGAATTTATCCAAGTTGTAGAAACATGCTTTAACCACCCGTCCACCAAAATACCTCCCATTCAGATCAACAACAGCtgaaaggcaaacaaaacaacGGTCAGTTAATACAGGAATCTTGAAAGACATGGAAACAAATAGTAActttaatatttgttaaattctTTAATAGTACAACAAACCTTTAATTGCTGATTCGACTCTCTCAAATTCTAAAAATATCCTTACTGCTTCATCATCAGGGGCACCAGGAATCTAGAATGGAAAGGAATGTAGGAATAAAGTTGTTTGTGCACACACTCTAATTTCAATtattaacatatatgtatattcgtGTACACATACTCGACCAAAGTGGTCAGCCATCAAGGAAATAAACTGCTCATATCATAAACTGTGTTTTTGAGGTTCTGTGTTAGGGGCTGAGAACACATAGCTAAAGCTAAGTAATGCAGTCTGTAATCGAGTGTTATACAGTCAGCAGACACAGGGTGAAGCAGCAGCAGTGAAAGCTACTGCTACACAGCTGTCCTCACAGGTCTACATTCTCACTAGCTTTGTTTAGAGGTCCAAGCTTTCTACAATATGGCTTCATGGCATGTATGTAAGCGGGAGTCCAGCTAGTTCCCAGGAGTCCTCACCCAGCCTAAAGCCCCTTCCTCTGCCACCCCCCACACTCTATTCAAAGCCTGGCTCACATGTGACAGTAATAAGGCCTTCTTCATTTGTTTCGGCTGAAACCATTCTCAAGATCTCAGAGCCAACACTCCTAGGTCTACTAATTTTGTATTTCCTGGTTGTTATGTGCTGTCTCTTCATCTGAACATATCCTTGAAAACACAACACATTTTTGGTGTCTTAAATGTTCTCAGTACAGAATGGGCTCCATGAGAGGCATGAAATACTTGCAAAACGTAAAATGTTTCCATTATACTactaaataaaatctacttttgtttttccatttaaaactAAGAGATAGCTGGGagtagtgatgcatgcctttagtcctggcatttaggaggcagagacaggaactctccatgagctcaagaccagcctgcctACAaaggagaccttgtcttaaaagcaaaacaaacaaaaatcacccaGTCTACTGAAATGCATTGGCTTTTATAGGGAGACAATGTTACTAGATCAAGGCCACTTGTAGAGGGGGATTTATAACCCACCAATTACAAGAGAAGCTCTCCGTACCTCAAATATCACACACTTCCCAACTTTGCCATATTTTTCACATTCTTCCTTGGTTTCAACCTCCAAGTCCTCATCGACCTCTCCCGCACCAACCATGTTCTATATACAGAGAGACAAGCACAGGCGTCATTTACAAATGTCTGCAGCTTTCAGAAAGAGCACCTTCTCTCATACAGGCAAATGTTCTCTCCCCTCTACTCAACCAAAACTAGAACTCTGCACACACTGGGAAGTGCTCCAACACTGAGTCCCATCCTagatgtgggatatgttctaatCCCAAAAGACAGAATGGAAAATTCTGCCTCTAAGGTACTAGAGCTGGCATTTCTGTAAACAGAAAGCAAGCTCTGAAAAGTGTTAAAACAGTATCTGTGTACCAAAGAGGAGGTTTCAGAATTGTCTAACCATTTTAACTAATTAGTCACTGCAGTCTCATGTAACATTTTACTGAGAGGATAACCTAAAACCCATCGGTAAGGATCTACCCAAAGGTATTATTTGTAAAAGTATCATTTTCAATAAtcctttcaaaaatgtatttttttttaatgtatgggcgttttgcttgaatgtatgtctgtgtaccatttgagtgcctggtgccctcaagaggccagaagagggtagatccccgggaactggagttatagacagctgtggaccatcatgtggttgctgggaaacaaactcgggtcctctggaagagcatcccatgctcttccccactgagccattgctccagcccatATTCTCAGTATTTTATAGGATACCAGTGGGACTTTGTGAAAGCCTGTAAAGACAGGTAGACGGGTGACACAGGAGCAAGGGACAAGTTTCTTTTACTTCTTACCCTCAGCAAGACCACTTTAGTAGGACACTTAAGAATTTCAGTTAATGGATTTGAATCCGACTTCTTGGATGCATCTGTATCAAAACATGAGACACTATGATCGTTAGTTTTAATATTCCTAATCTAGACATGTAAAATCTAGACATAATTAAATCTAGAGGTCTAGAAGGTCTGTGAGAATGTCTGTGAGATAGTATCTTAGTTACATTTACTGAAGTGGGAGGAACCCTGAAGTTTGGGGGCCTAGACCAAACAAGGATGGGAAAAGGAAACCAAGAACTAGTTAGTTTGCATTCATTACTCTCTGCTCCCAACTGCATGCTACGTGACTAGCTGCTTCTTGTTCCTGGTGCCTCAACTGCCCCTTAGTAACGGATTGTAACCTGGATTTGGATTGAGCCAAATAAGCACTTCCTCTCatagttgcttttgtcaggttattttaccacagcaacaggaaatggaACTGAGGAAACAGGAAGTGTTACTGAGTCCCAGTACTCATCACTGTGGCCTAGAGTCATCTATGCAGCCAGGCCCTGCCATAAAAGCATGTTCTTCCTTGCTGTATGCTTTTTCTGAAAGTTTCTATCTTTTAACCCACCATCTTTTGCTCATTTCACTTCCTGAACGGTTGGCAGAGCACACAGTTTATAATATTTACTGATAATCCTTGTCTTGGAATACCAGTTTAAGGTTGCTGGCAAAGACAATTATCTAGCTACTAGCCACGCTGACTTTAGATCCTACTGTAAACTGAGATAACTCTGTTTTTAAGTAGCAGCTAGCACTGAGGCGACTGGCTGCGGCTGAGGCTGTGCACCATCAGGACTGTCAGTGGACTTGTTACCAGAAGTGAACCAGAACCACATCTATACTGAAAGGAAAAAAGCCTGAGACCTAGGGAAGGCATGGAGAAAGCAAACACAATCTTTAAGCATTATATCAAGCTATAAAGATACTATGCCTAATCAAAGCAGCTGGGAAATTTTGCTCCCACAAACATATTTCATGTCTGCCTTGGTTCTGAAACATACAGACAAGTCTCAGGCTTCTTGGTTTCATAAGACGGAAGTGGAAAGCatgtcacagcagcagcagtcacTGCTCCCCGAGGGAAGATGCACCATCCCTCTGGAATGAAGGACCCACACGCTCTGTGAACTTACCCTGAGCCTCGCCCTTCTCTGTCGCATCCCCCACAATGATCTTGCCGCCACGCTTGCTGGTCTTCTCCACAGACAGTGCAGTACTCAGCCCTTGCTCGTGTTTCCCCAGTCCCTGACCTTCCCGGAAGCCATACTTCTGCATGATCTTATGAGCCACTGTGCCACtgtgagggaaggaagaggatcCTGAGAGCTGACGCCACTGACACCAGAACACACTGGACACACTCTGGCCACAAAGccagaaagcatttgaaaaaccGTTTCCCGTGTTAAGAGCACCAATGGAACTGAATTCTTGGTCTGCTGCTTTCTTCAAGAGGGCAGCAATTTACTCCTGGTGTCAAAGGTCTCAAGGGTGTCCCCGTCAGCTCAGCTTTGCACCCCGAAGCTCAGCTCCCACTAGACCTGCCCCTACTTATTATATTCTGCAGTTCCTTTCAGAGATCCTTTTGAACAAACTATTCCAGGGCAAAGGAAACTCCTACAAAGGCTAAACTATTCTGTATTGGAGCTTTCTTAAGTACAAGTTAAAAATCCAATTCCtgtttaaatgaaaatcaaacaaagTGACAATTTTTATGGTGAGCAAGAAGGACTAGACCCAGAAGccttccctgccctcttcccCTCCAGTGCAGCTCGGTCACTGACCCGACACTGTCCTCTAAGACAGTGTGCTGGAACTACACCAACAGATTCAGTCTCCATTAGCAGCTGCTGAGACAGTGTGACTGAAGAAAGAACTCCCATTATTTGAAAAGTCCTGCTGCTCATGAGTCGAGCTGTCTACTCCAGCTTTCTTTAGTACCTCCTGAGGGTCCTCAGAACCTAGACTACAAGCAGCACTTTGTTTAATAGCACGGAACAAAAAAATTAGGGCGATGCCACCTGAGCAGTCTTTCACAGCATTAGAACAGAAATGAAATATAGTGGCCCCACACTCTTACAATCCTAATATCATTacttcagagactgaggcaggtggtCAAAGAATagtcagtttgaggccaacccGCACTATaaggagacaaaaataaataaatagatagatagataatcagaTCCACTAGTCTCATTCAAACATCAAtgttaaatttgatttttttcaccaCACTATGACAAATACTATAGTTAGACTGACAGAGGTGTTGTCTGTCCGGGGcgtgcgggggtgggggaggggctaggcACAGAGCCCAGCGTATGAGCAAGGGCAAGTGCACAGCAGCAAGCCTTCCACCACTGGGCTCATCTGCAGCCTACAGTTTCTTAGAAGCAAAGGTGTAAAAGCACAGTCTAAGGCCAACAGCCCATTTCCTCAGGAGAACCCCGTGCCCTCATCCTcgggagagaagaggaagcatcCCCAGCTCCTAGAGCAACTTGATCTGCAGAGTATGAGAAGTGATAGCATTACCAGAAACCTCTCCGCGGAGCACAGTGTGTTTACATTATCCCTGACTTATATAGAAAAACAAGGCTGCTCTGTACAAATCAAATCCTCACTGTTTTGGAAAACACTCAGCATGGTATGAAACACTAATCCTTTATAGAGCAACATATGACCAAACAAGTATTTCTCTAAAAATCCAagtggcttcattttcaaaagAGTTCCACCTATTGAAAAATCAGCAAACACTTCACATTTCTAGctcagtctcactgtgtagcccaggctagcctaaaactcaagattccttctgcctccatcttcaggGTGCTGTGACTTCaggactgagccacaccccaaccTCAGAGTCTTAAGGCACTTCGACATTCTCTCAGCTAGACAGGACACTTAGCACTTACCCCATGTTAGCAAGGAAGGAGTTGCTGGGGCCTGTTGGAGATCTTGGTCTGTCTGGCTCCTCATACACGGGGGGAGGAATAGCAGCTTTGGAAGACTGTGATCTCGGTCTTGAGTCCTCTTCATAAGGAAAATCCCGGGGtactattgaagaaaaaaaagtaaagcagGCTCACTCAGCTCTGTGAAAACCCCAGAAGGTTCACTGGCTTCCACTCTCAGCCGTGAACTGACTTAACCTACCTTTCtgttatgttctttctttcctagaGAACATTGTCCCTAACTCATAGTTTTGGTTTACAGGATCTGTGTAGCTTTTTCaaaaacacataagtggaagggGATGCTTAGTTCTACTGGGCATATCCTCCCAAGTGTCCTGTTTTACATCTTTCTGAAATGCTGCTCACCTGTTCAAGCCCTTACTTAAATGACATCTCTTGCTTGACTGTAAGATCTCTGTGTGCTCCAAGGAGATGCAGTGTAACTCAAGAGCCCCATAGCATAAGCGTTGCTCTAGACACTAATTTAGGTAGCTGCACAGACCATTAAAACCCATCTTTGAAGTCAGGACCGTAAGGACCATATTAACCCACTTGTGCATTAGCATCAACAGGAAGCTGTCAAGACATCAGATCCATGGGCCCTTGTCGGCAGAAACGGGTTTATTGTTtgtcaggtgttttgtttgtacaatatatatttaatcatattGTTAAATTATCTtcctttaaaacataataaatagtaTAATGCATATTAAAGAATATTGGGGCTGAAATggtggttcaatggttaagagcactggctatcaACAGTGTATATCATATCATACACTGGCTATCATACtgaccaggttcagttcccagcaccacgcCGTGGCTCATAACCTACATAAATCCTGTTCTAGGAGATACAATGCTCTATTCTaacctccacaggtaccaggtataatgcaggcaaaacacatatacacataaaattacaatagaataaatattttcaaaagattatTGATGACTTTctactggctggctttgtatgtcaacttgacacaagctagtgttatcacagagaaaggagcttcagttgaggaaatgcctccatgagatccaactgtaaggcattttctcaatcagtggtCAAGGGTGGGTGGGCCCATTctggtggtaccatccctgggctattagtcctgggttctataagaaagcaagctgagcaagccagaggaagcaagccagtaagtaacatccctccatggcctctgcatcagctcctgtatcctgccctgtgtgagttccatcctgacttcctttggtgatgaacagcaatgtggaagtgtaagctgaataaaccctttcctccccaacttgtttcttggtcatgatgttttg
It encodes the following:
- the Rbm17 gene encoding splicing factor 45 — translated: MSLYDDLGVETSDSKTEGWSKNFKLLQSQLQVKKAALTQAKSQRTKQSTVLAPVIDLKRGGSSDDRQIADTPPHVAAGLKDPVPSGFSAGEVLIPLADEYDPMFPNDYEKVVKRQREERQRQRELERQKEIEEREKRRKDRHEASGFSRRPDPDSDEDEDYERERRKRSMGGAAIAPPTSLVEKDKELPRDFPYEEDSRPRSQSSKAAIPPPVYEEPDRPRSPTGPSNSFLANMGGTVAHKIMQKYGFREGQGLGKHEQGLSTALSVEKTSKRGGKIIVGDATEKGEAQDASKKSDSNPLTEILKCPTKVVLLRNMVGAGEVDEDLEVETKEECEKYGKVGKCVIFEIPGAPDDEAVRIFLEFERVESAIKAVVDLNGRYFGGRVVKACFYNLDKFRVLDLAEQV